One genomic region from Ornithinicoccus hortensis encodes:
- the metX gene encoding homoserine O-acetyltransferase MetX, whose product MPVGLSTGTRRRSRVVGDLTLESGQTLPDVRLAYESWGRLNEAGDNAVLVLHALTGDSHVEGDTGPDSPTAGWWPGLIGPGRPLDTDRYFVIAPNVLGGCRGSTGPSSPGQDGRPWGSLFPRLTVRDQVRAEALLADRLGIRSFAAVVGGSMGGMRALEWAVTFPGRVKRCLPIATGAVATADQIAWATPQLYAIRADPAFHGGDYYPGPGPRAGLEVARQIAHATYRSGGEMGERFGNQPQRGEDPAHGGRYAVQSYLQHHGRKLVRRFDANTYLHLTEVMNGHDIGRDRGGVDAALRRITADLTVAVVDSDRLFTPEDGALIATAPACRGLATIHSPYGHDGFLIETDQVFAIIADALADRPVRDHGGFSDRAPAHGTTPTQGRAPVTRDAGQAPSRLQRARPAVSAEESVFSGGGLW is encoded by the coding sequence ATGCCGGTCGGGCTGTCCACCGGGACCCGGCGACGCTCACGCGTCGTCGGCGACCTCACCCTGGAGTCGGGGCAGACGCTGCCCGACGTCCGCCTCGCGTACGAGTCGTGGGGACGTCTGAACGAGGCGGGCGACAACGCGGTGCTGGTGCTGCACGCACTCACCGGCGACTCCCACGTCGAGGGTGACACCGGACCGGACAGCCCGACCGCGGGGTGGTGGCCCGGCCTGATCGGGCCGGGCCGCCCCCTCGACACCGACCGCTACTTCGTCATCGCACCGAACGTCCTCGGCGGCTGCCGGGGCAGCACCGGGCCCTCCTCCCCGGGACAGGACGGTCGGCCGTGGGGTTCGCTCTTCCCCCGGCTGACCGTCCGGGACCAGGTCCGGGCCGAGGCGCTGCTCGCCGACCGCCTCGGCATCCGCAGCTTCGCCGCCGTGGTCGGCGGGTCGATGGGTGGGATGCGCGCCCTGGAGTGGGCGGTCACCTTCCCCGGCCGGGTGAAGCGCTGCCTGCCGATCGCGACCGGGGCCGTCGCTACTGCCGACCAGATCGCCTGGGCCACACCGCAGCTGTATGCGATCCGCGCCGATCCGGCGTTCCACGGCGGCGACTACTACCCCGGCCCGGGTCCGCGCGCCGGCCTGGAGGTCGCCCGCCAGATCGCGCACGCCACCTACCGCAGCGGCGGGGAGATGGGTGAGCGCTTCGGCAACCAGCCCCAGCGGGGTGAGGACCCGGCACACGGCGGACGGTATGCCGTGCAGTCCTACCTGCAGCACCACGGCCGCAAGCTGGTCCGACGGTTCGACGCGAACACCTACCTGCACCTGACCGAGGTGATGAACGGTCACGACATCGGCCGCGACCGGGGCGGGGTGGACGCCGCCCTGCGCCGGATCACCGCCGACCTGACCGTCGCCGTGGTCGACAGCGACCGGCTCTTCACCCCCGAGGACGGCGCGCTGATCGCTACCGCCCCCGCGTGCCGGGGCCTGGCCACCATCCACTCGCCATACGGCCACGACGGCTTCCTGATCGAGACCGACCAGGTCTTCGCGATCATCGCCGACGCGCTGGCGGACCGGCCGGTCCGCGACCATGGCGGATTCTCCGACCGGGCACCGGCGCACGGCACCACGCCGACGCAGGGCAGGGCGCCGGTCACCCGGGACGCCGGCCAAGCTCCGTCCCGCCTCCAGCGGGCCCGCCCGGCGGTCTCCGCCGAGGAGTCCGTCTTCAGCGGTGGCGGCCTCTGGTAG
- a CDS encoding bifunctional o-acetylhomoserine/o-acetylserine sulfhydrylase — protein MTWSFATRQIHAGQTPDAATGARALPIYQTTSFVFDDADEAAARFALQDLGPIYTRIGNPTNETVEARIADLEGGVGALLLASGMSATTLAILNVAQAGDHVVASPSLYGGTQNLFAHTLPKLGVEVSFVEDPTDAESWAAAANDRTKVFFAESLANPSSQVLDTAAVADVAHRIGVPLIVDNTIPTPFLTRPIEHGADIVVHSATKYLGGHGTAIGGVIVDSGNFDYAQHAERFPGFNTPDESYHGLVFARDLGVGSPLGANLAYILKARVQLLRDLGPAIAPFNAFLIAQGLETLSLRIERHVANAKHVANWLLDHDQVESVSYAGLPGHPSYELAQRYLPGGAGAVLAFEIQGGLEAGKRFVSALELHSNVANIGDVRSLVIHPASTTHQQLTEEAQRAAGVTPGLVRLAVGLEHIDDILADLELGFVAAKGA, from the coding sequence ATGACCTGGTCCTTCGCCACCCGCCAGATCCACGCCGGACAGACCCCGGACGCCGCCACCGGCGCCCGCGCACTGCCGATCTACCAGACGACCTCCTTCGTCTTCGACGACGCCGACGAGGCGGCGGCCCGGTTCGCCCTCCAGGACCTCGGCCCCATCTACACCCGGATCGGCAACCCGACCAACGAGACCGTCGAGGCGCGGATCGCCGACCTCGAGGGCGGGGTGGGCGCCCTGCTGCTCGCCTCCGGCATGTCGGCCACCACCCTGGCGATCCTCAACGTCGCCCAGGCCGGTGACCACGTCGTCGCGTCCCCGAGCCTCTACGGCGGCACCCAGAACCTGTTCGCCCACACCCTGCCCAAGCTCGGGGTCGAGGTGAGCTTCGTGGAGGACCCGACCGACGCCGAGTCGTGGGCCGCCGCCGCCAACGACCGCACCAAGGTGTTCTTCGCCGAGTCGCTGGCCAACCCCAGCAGCCAGGTGCTGGACACGGCCGCGGTGGCCGACGTGGCGCACCGCATCGGGGTGCCCCTCATCGTGGACAACACCATCCCGACGCCCTTCCTCACCCGTCCGATCGAGCACGGCGCGGACATCGTGGTGCACTCGGCGACGAAGTACCTGGGCGGCCACGGCACCGCGATCGGCGGCGTGATTGTGGACTCCGGCAACTTCGACTACGCGCAGCACGCGGAGCGCTTCCCCGGGTTCAACACCCCGGACGAGAGCTACCACGGGCTGGTCTTCGCCCGCGACCTCGGGGTGGGCAGCCCGCTCGGGGCCAACCTGGCCTACATCCTCAAGGCACGGGTGCAGCTGCTGCGCGACCTCGGGCCGGCCATCGCACCGTTCAACGCCTTCCTGATCGCCCAGGGGCTGGAGACGCTCTCGCTGCGGATCGAGCGCCACGTCGCGAACGCCAAGCACGTGGCGAACTGGCTGCTGGACCACGACCAGGTGGAGTCGGTCTCCTACGCGGGGCTGCCGGGCCACCCCTCCTACGAGTTGGCCCAGCGCTACCTGCCCGGCGGGGCCGGCGCGGTCCTGGCCTTCGAGATCCAGGGCGGCCTCGAGGCCGGCAAGCGGTTCGTGTCGGCGCTGGAGCTGCACTCCAACGTGGCCAACATCGGTGACGTCCGCTCGCTGGTCATCCACCCGGCCTCGACGACCCACCAGCAGCTGACCGAGGAGGCCCAGCGCGCGGCCGGGGTCACCCCGGGCCTGGTCCGCCTGGCCGTCGGGCTGGAGCACATCGACGACATCCTCGCGGACCTCGAGCTCGGGTTCGTGGCGGCCAAGGGGGCCTGA
- a CDS encoding NfeD family protein, producing MEFLRETQWLWWAGAALALGLIEIASLDLVFSMLALAAVAAAVAAYFGLGFVGQVFVFIITALALLALLRPLALRKLKPPGEGQLTNTAAHVGRTAVVLSEVTDTSGLVKLAGEEWTARTESGPAIPLGARVAVVRIEGATAVVALVPADPSP from the coding sequence ATGGAGTTCTTGCGGGAGACGCAGTGGCTCTGGTGGGCCGGGGCGGCGCTGGCACTGGGGCTCATCGAGATCGCCTCCCTGGACCTGGTGTTCAGCATGCTCGCCCTGGCGGCGGTGGCGGCAGCGGTCGCGGCCTACTTCGGTCTCGGCTTCGTCGGCCAGGTCTTCGTCTTCATCATCACCGCCCTCGCCCTGCTCGCCCTGCTCCGGCCGCTCGCACTGCGCAAGCTCAAGCCACCGGGAGAGGGACAGCTCACCAACACCGCGGCCCACGTGGGGCGCACGGCGGTCGTCCTGAGCGAGGTGACCGACACCTCCGGTCTGGTGAAGCTCGCCGGTGAGGAGTGGACCGCCCGCACCGAGTCCGGCCCCGCGATCCCCCTGGGTGCCCGGGTGGCCGTCGTCCGCATCGAGGGCGCCACCGCCGTCGTCGCCCTCGTCCCGGCCGATCCGTCGCCCTAG
- a CDS encoding SPFH domain-containing protein, protein MPNPADIALYVVLLLLLIFVAVAISRAIKIVPQATALIVERLGRYHRTLEPGLHFLIPFMDRVRKHIDLREQVVSFPPQPVITSDNLVVSIDTVIYFQPTDPKAATYEIADYIQGVEQLTVTTLRNVVGSLDLEQTLTSRDQINGQLRGVLDDATGRWGIRVNRVELKAIDPPPSVQDSMEKQMRAERDRRATILNAEGVKQSQILTAEGEKQAAILRAEGSAQSAILEAQGEARAILQVFDAIHKGNPDSKLLAYQYLQMLPQIAQGDANTLWVVPTELTQALQGIGSALGAPGSPGHAHLDAAAGAMQEGAGTGDGDGLGSVDLEDPGEALRRAREEAAGASREAAESTRTSRRGVAGPRPGGGRTDPEQGHADSE, encoded by the coding sequence ATGCCCAACCCCGCAGACATCGCCCTGTACGTCGTTCTCCTGCTGCTGCTGATCTTCGTGGCCGTGGCGATCTCGCGCGCCATCAAAATCGTGCCCCAGGCCACCGCGCTCATCGTGGAGCGGCTCGGCCGCTACCACCGCACCCTCGAACCCGGACTGCACTTCCTGATCCCGTTCATGGACCGGGTCCGCAAGCACATCGACCTGCGGGAGCAGGTCGTCTCCTTCCCGCCGCAGCCGGTGATCACCAGCGACAACCTGGTGGTCAGCATCGACACCGTCATCTACTTCCAGCCGACCGACCCCAAGGCGGCCACCTACGAGATCGCCGACTACATCCAGGGTGTCGAGCAACTCACCGTCACCACGCTGCGCAACGTGGTGGGTTCGCTGGACCTGGAGCAGACGTTGACCAGCCGCGACCAGATCAACGGGCAGCTGCGCGGGGTGCTCGACGACGCCACCGGCCGCTGGGGCATCCGGGTCAACCGGGTGGAGCTGAAGGCCATCGACCCGCCGCCCAGCGTGCAGGACTCGATGGAGAAGCAGATGCGGGCCGAGCGCGACCGGCGCGCCACGATCCTGAACGCCGAGGGCGTCAAGCAGTCCCAGATCCTGACCGCCGAGGGCGAGAAGCAGGCTGCGATCCTGCGCGCCGAGGGGTCGGCACAGTCGGCGATCCTGGAGGCCCAGGGCGAGGCCCGGGCCATCCTCCAGGTGTTCGACGCCATCCACAAGGGCAACCCGGACAGCAAGCTGCTGGCCTACCAGTACCTCCAGATGCTGCCGCAGATCGCCCAGGGAGACGCCAACACCCTGTGGGTGGTCCCGACCGAGCTGACCCAGGCCCTGCAGGGCATCGGGTCCGCACTCGGCGCCCCCGGCTCACCGGGCCACGCCCACCTCGACGCCGCCGCGGGGGCGATGCAGGAGGGCGCCGGCACCGGCGACGGGGACGGGCTCGGCTCGGTGGACCTGGAGGACCCGGGCGAGGCCCTGCGCCGGGCCCGGGAGGAGGCCGCCGGGGCCAGCCGGGAGGCCGCCGAGTCCACCCGCACCTCCCGGCGCGGGGTGGCAGGTCCGCGCCCGGGCGGCGGCCGCACCGACCCCGAGCAGGGCCACGCCGACTCCGAGTAG